In a genomic window of Tachysurus vachellii isolate PV-2020 chromosome 13, HZAU_Pvac_v1, whole genome shotgun sequence:
- the LOC132856225 gene encoding lysozyme g-like has protein sequence MKLLILGALIIFYASALLGIFGDVTKIDTTGASEQTARQDKLTVKGVQASYKLAENDLKRMESYKYTILKVGSAMSMDPAVIAAIISRESRAGAALVNGWGDHGNGFGLMQVDKRYHKLRGAWNSEEHIRQGTEILIDSIRQIQKKFPNWPKEHQFKGGISAYNAGVKNVRTYEAMDIGTTGNDYSNDVVARAQWFKRNGY, from the exons ATGAAACTCCTTATTTTAG GGGCACTGATAATCTTTTACGCATCAGCCCTCTTGGGTATTTTTGGAGATGTCACGAAGATTGACACGACTGGAGCTTCGGAGCAAACAGCTCGCCAAGACAAACTGACTGTAAAGG GGGTCCAAGCTTCATATAAACTGGCTGAGAATGATCTGAAGAGGATGGAGTCATACAAGTACACTATCCTGAAAGTTGGCAGCGCTATGTCGATGGACCCAGCTGTGATCGCAGCTATCATATCCAGAGAGTCGAGGGCTGGAGCAGCGCTTGTTAACGGCTGGGGAGATCACGGCAATGGCTTTGGACTTATGCAG GTTGACAAACGTTACCACAAACTGAGAGGAGCCTGGAACAGTGAAGAGCACATCAGACAAGGCACAGAGATTCTGATCGACTCTATAAGACAGATTCAGAAAAAATTCCCTAACTGGCCCAAGGAGCACCAGTTTAAAG GGGGAATCTCAGCCTACAATGCCGGAGTAAAAAACGTCCGCACCTATGAGGCCATGGACATTGGGACCACAGGAAATGATTATTCAAACGATGTAGTGGCCAGAGCGCAGTGGTTCAAACGCAACGGCTACTGA
- the LOC132856249 gene encoding lysozyme g-like: protein MAGIFGDLTKIETTGASEKTARQDKLTIKGVEASNKLAENDLKRMEQYKNMIVKVGRAKQMDPAVIAGIISRESRAGSILQNGYGDHGNGFGLMQVDKNNHKDLKGAWNSEEHLIQGTEILIEFIKAIQKKFPSWPKEHQFKGGIAAYNMGPGNVRTYERMDIGSRGDDYSNDVVARAQWFKRKGY, encoded by the exons ATGG CTGGCATTTTTGGAGACCTTACAAAGATCGAGACGACTGGAGCATCGGAAAAAACAGCGAGGCAGGACAAACTCACTATCAAAG GGGTGGAAGCTTCAAATAAACTGGCTGAGAATGATCTGAAGAGGATGGAGCAGTACAAGAACATGATTGTGAAAGTTGGCAGAGCTAAGCAGATGGACCCAGCTGTCATCGCAGGCATCATATCTAGAGAGTCAAGGGCTGGGTCAATTCTGCAGAATGGCTATGGAGACCATGGCAATGGTTTTGGACTCATGCAG GTTGATAAGAACAACCACAAAGATCTAAAGGGAGCCTGGAACAGTGAGGAGCACCTCATCCAAGGCACCGAAATTCTAATAGAATTCATTAAAGCAATTCAAAAGAAATTCCCCAGCTGGCCCAAGGAGCACCAATTTAAAG GTGGAATCGCAGCCTACAACATGGGGCCTGGTAATGTCCGCACGTATGAGCGCATGGACATCGGCAGCCGAGGAGATGATTATTCCAATGATGTGGTGGCCCGGGCTCAGTGGTTTAAACGCAAAGGTTACTGA
- the LOC132855768 gene encoding lysozyme g-like, which translates to MMKNWEDTNGCIFGDLMQIGTTGASPQTASQDNHTISGVDASHKMAEFDLERMNQYKGIIMKVARAKRMDPAVIAGIISRETRAGSCGSGLVNGWGDHGNAFGLMQVDKRYHCPEGAWNSEEHITQATDILITFIKAIQQKFPDWSKNDQFKGGIAAYNTGPGNVCSHEGMDMNTTGKDYANDVVARAQWFKHNGY; encoded by the exons ATGATGAAAAATTGGGAAGATACAAATG gtTGCATTTTTGGAGATCTCATGCAGATCGGTACGACTGGAGCATCTCCACAAACGGCTTCCCAGGACAACCACACCATAAGTG GTGTTGACGCCTCGCATAAAATGGCTGAATTTGATCTGGAGAGGATGAACCAGTACAAGGGCATTATCATGAAAGTTGCCAGAGCTAAAAGGATGGACCCAGCTGTGATTGCGGGCATCATATCCAGAGAGACAAGGGCTGGATCGTGTGGATCAGGACTTGTCAATGGCTGGGGAGATCATGGCAATGCCTTTGGGCTTATGCAG gTTGACAAACGTTACCACTGTCCAGAAGGAGCCTGGAACAGTGAGGAGCACATCACCCAAGCTACTGATATTTTGATCACTTTCATAAAAGCAATTCAACAAAAATTCCCAGATTGGTCCAAGAATGATCAATTTAAAG GTGGAATTGCAGCCTACAACACTGGCCCAGGAAACGTCTGCTCTCACGAGGGCATGGACATGAACACCACAGGGAAAGACTATGCGAATGATGTAGTGGCTCGAGCCCAGTGGTTCAAACACAATGGCTACTGA